Genomic DNA from Microbacterium neungamense:
GAGGTCGAGCACCTCGCCCATGGCGCGGGTGAAGTGCAGCTGGCGACTATCGAGGGTGCGGGAGAGCGAGTCGCTGAGCCCGCGGCGGTACAGCAGGTGGGGCGCGTCGACGACCGCGAACGAGTCGGCGTGCAGGTGCAGCCGCCAGATCCAGGGGCGGTCCTCCGCGGTGAACAGCCCGTCGCGGAAGCCGGCCAGGCCGCGATCGAGCACCCTCCGGTGCAGCATGCCGGCCCACGCGTAGGGGTAGTCGACCATGCTCTTGTCGTCGACCGGGAGCACGGCCGTGCGCGGGTCGGCGACCACGCCGCGGGCGGTGAAGGGGGCGCGCACGAGCCTGCGCTCCGTCCGCTTCACGGTGACGTGATCCGTGCGCACGAAGTCGCAGCCGAGGTCTCGCAGCGCCGCGGCGAGCACCGGCAGGCGGGCGGGCTGCATCCAGTCATCGCCGTCGAGGAAACAGAACGCCTCCCCCTCGACGTGCGCGAGTCCCTGGTTGCGCGCGGTCGCCAGGCCGCGCGGATGCGGGTTGCGGATCACCTCGGCGTGATCGAAGCGCGCCGCGTACTGCCGCATGAGCGCGCCGGTGGCATCCGTGGACCCGTCGTCGATCGCGACCAGCTTCAGCGCCGACGGGTCGTCGAACTGGCGGGTGAGCGTCTCCAGCGCCGTGCCGATGTAGGCTCCGGCGTCCTTCGCGGGGACGATGACGGTGACGAGCGGCGCGGGCACCGGGTCATCGTGCCGAGGCCGTGTGACGCGAGCGCGACGCCGAGGTGAACGGGGAGTGACGGGCGGGGCGCGCGGGTACCGTTGTGCCCATGCATCCGCAGCCGCCCGCCGTCCCCTTCGACGCCCGTCCGCTGACCGAACCGGTCGATCCGCGGGCGGTCGCCGAGTTCGCGCGGGAGATGAGGCGGCGCACCCCGCCGTCCACCGCGGGGGTGGTGTTCACCGTCATCGCCGCGGTGTTCGTGGTCGCGGTCGCCCTGCCGGTCGTCGGCGCCATGACCGTGGTGCTCGCCACCGTCCTCAGCCACGGCGGCGACCTCTCCGCGCTCGCCGTGGTGCCGATCCTGCTCCTCGCACTGACGATCGTCGGGGGCGCCGTGTTCGGGGTCCTCTCCTGGCGCCGACGGCGGGAGCAGCGCTACCGGATCGCCCGGTTCGCCGCCGCGAACAACATGGTCTACGAGGACCGGATCGCCGATCCGCAGCTGCCGGGCATGATCTTCCAGCACGGCTCGGGACGGATGTCGACCTCGCTGGTCCGCGGGTTCCACCCGCGCTTCGTGGAGTTCGGGAACTACCAGTACACGGTGAAGCACGGCAAGAGCTCGACCACGTACCACTGGGGCTATGTGGCGGTGAGGCTCGACGTTCCGCTGCCGAACATCGTCCTCGACGCGGTCGGCAACAACACCCTCGGCTCCAACCTGCCGGCCTCCTTCTCCAAGGATCAGCGTCTCTCGCTCGAGGGCGACTTCGACCGGTACTTCACGCTGTACTGCCCGCGCGGCTACGAGCAGGACGCCCTCTACCTGTTCACGCCCGACATCATGGCGCGCTTCATCGACCACGCCGCCGAGCTCGACGTCGAGATCGTGGACGACTGGATGTTCCTCTACATGCGCCGCCCGGTGTCCACCACCGACCCGGCGACCTGGGCGTGGCTGTTCGGGATCGTCGGGGCGCTGATGACCAAGTTCGATCAATGGGCGCGGTGGCGGGACGAGCGTCTGCGTGCGGCCCAGGCATCCGCCCCTCCCGCGTCGACAGATGCCGGGCCGCAGAAGCCCCTGCCGTTCGCACCGCCCGCCGGCATGATCACGCCGCCCCCTCCCGGGGTCGCGCCGGAAGGGCGGCGGCTGAAGAAGAGCACCTCGTGGGTCACGATCCTGGTGTTCATCCTCATGATCGTCGGCTGGGTGTGGATGCAGTTAGACCACTGACTCCGGTTCCGTGATGGAGCCCGGTTCGGTCGCGGAGCCCGAAGTGCTCCAGCTCGGCCTCGTCGAGCATCCGGGAGCGGATGAGGAACCGCTTGCCGGTCGGGCCCTCGACGCTGAACCCGGCACCGCGCCCCTCGACGACGTCGATGGTGAGGTGCGTGTACTTCCAGTACTCGAACTGCGCCTCCGACATGTAGACCTCGATCGGGTCGATCCCCTCGATCTCGAGACGGCCGAGCAGCACGTCGCTCGGCCCGACGAGGAACATCCCGACCGGGTAGCACATCGGGGACGACCCGTCGCAGCATCCACCGGACTGGTGGAACATGAGCGGCCCGTGCTGCGCGGTCAGGTCGCGGATGAGGGATGCCGCGGCATCCGTCACGTCGACCCGCTGATAGGCGCCGATGCTGACCATGTTGACGACCCTTCGCCGTTCGGTCGTTGAGCGAGGAGCGAAGCGACGAGACGAAACGCCTCCGTCCGGGTGCGTTTCGTCTCGCTTCGCTCGCTCAACGCAGGGGTGGATGCGGATCAGAAGAAGCCCATCGGACCTTCGGCGTACGACACCAGCAGGTTCTTCGTCTGCTGGTAGTGCTCGAGCATCATCCGGTGGTTCTCGCGGCCCACACCCGACTGCTTGTACCCGCCGAACGCGGCGTGCGCGGGGTACTGGTGGTAGGTGTTCGTCCAGACGCGGCCGGCCTGGATGGCCCGTCCGGCGCGGTAGGCGGTGTCGCCGTTGCGGCTCCACACTCCGGCGCCGAGCCCGTACAGCGTGTCGTTGGCGATCGAGATGGCCTCGTCGAAGGTGCTGAAGCTCGTCACCGACAGCACCGGGCCGAAGATCTCCTCCTGGAAGATGCGCATGTCGTTCGTGCCCTCGAACACCGTCGGGGTCACGTAGTAGCCCTCACTGAGGTCGCCGCCGAGGTCGGCGCGCTCCCCGCCCGCGAGCAGCTTCGCGCCGCCTTCCTTGCCGATGGCGATGTACGACAGGATCTTCTCCAGCTGATCGTTGGACGCCTGCGCCCCGATCATGGTCTCCGGGTCGAGCGGGTTGCCCTGCTTGATGCGCGAGACGCGCTCGAGCCCGTCGGAGAGGAACGAGTCGTAGATCGACCGCTGGATGAGCGCGCGCGACGGGCACGTGCACACCTCACCCTGGTTCAGCGCGAACAGGGTGAAGCCCTCGAGAGCCTTGTCGTAGAACGGATCGGCGGTGGAGGCGGCGACGTCCTCGAAGAAGACGTTCGGGCTCTTGCCGCCGAGCTCCAGGGTGACCGGGATGATGTTCTGCGACGCGTACTGCATGATCAGTCGGCCGGTCGTGGTCTCGCCGGTGAACGCGATCTTGCGGATGCGCTTGTGCTGCGCCAGCGGTGCCCCCGCCTCGATCCCGAACCCGTTCACGATGTTCACCACACCCGCGGGGAGCAGGTCGCCGATGATGTCGAACAGGAACATGATGGATGCCGGCGTCTGCTCGGCCGGCTTGATGACCACGCAGTTGCCCGCGGCGAGCGCCGGGGCCAGCTTCCACGTCGCCATCAGGATCGGGAAGTTCCACGGGATGATCTGCCCGACGACGCCGAGCGGCTCGTGGAAGTGGTACGCCACCGTGTTCTCGTCGAGCTGGCTGATCCCGCCCTCCTGGGCGCGGAGAACGCCGGCGAAGTAGCGGAAGTGGTCGACGGCGAGCGGGATGTCGGCGGCGAGCGTCTCGCGCACCGGCTTGCCGTTCTCCCACGTCTCGGCGACCGCGATCCGCTCCAGGTTCTCCTCGATGCGGTCGGCGATGCGGTTCAGGATGACGGCCCGCTCCGCGGGGCTGGTCCTCCCCCACGTCTCGAACGCCTTCCAGGCGACATCGACGGCGCGGTCGATGTCCTCGGCGGTGCCGCGGGCGACCTCGCAGAACGGCTTGCCGTTGACCGGGCTGATGTTCTCGAAGTACTGGCCCTTCACCGGCTCGACGAACTCGCCGCCGATGTAATGGCCGTATCGCGGACGGTACTGGGCGATCGACCCGGGCTGCCCGGGGGCGGCGTACGCGGTCGACACACTCTCTTCGACGATGGTCATGGCGTCTCCTTCGACTGTCCTTCGACTGCCCGCGGCATCCGCGCCGCAGGTTCCGTGTGGGTCGACGATAGGCCGCGCGACGTTGCGGCCCGGTGCGCAACGTTGCATCCGGTTGCGGGCGCTGGGCCCTTCCCGCGATTCGAACGGGTCAGCCGCCGAGGCGCTGGATGCGGCTGACCAGCCCGGCGCGCTTCGGCGAGCGCGCGGGCAGCATCTCCAGGCACAGCCGCAGCACCTCGAGGTCCTCGGCGCCCTCCGGGATGTCGGCGTAGGCGAGCAGCACGTCCACGCTCGCCTCGGTCAGCATCGTCTCGCGCAGGGTGGCCTGCACCGTCTGCCGGAACTCCTCCACGCCGGGCGCGACCGAGTCGGGCAGCACCGGGCCCGGGTACGCCGACAGCGCCACCCGGTGGGCACCGCGGTCGAGCAGGGACAGCACGTTCTGGGCATCCGTCTCCAGCGGCATCGCGAGCCGGTAGGGGCGCGACTGCGGCACCAGCTGCGGAGACAGCCGCTCGAGCACCTTCCGCAGCCGGACCATCTCTGGCCGCAGCGTGTCCGGCGACGCGTCCTCGCCGTAGACCAGCTCGCTCAGCCGCTCCGCCGACACGCCCTGGCGATGCACGGCGAGCATGAGCAGGATCTCGGCGTGCCGGGCGCTGAGCTCGATCACCGTCTCGCCGTCGGATGCCGCGACCTCGAGGCGTGCGCGGTCGCGCCCGAGCACCTGGAGCATCGCACGTTCCGGCTCCTGGTGGCGGCGCCCGCCGGCGCGGGGGGCGGTCGTTCCGGGCGCCTCGGCGCGGGCGCGGAGCCGGGCGACGAGGAGTTCGGCCTCGACCGCGCGGACGGTGGCGTCCACCAGCATCCGCGCCTGCGGCGTGACGGCCTCGCTGCCGCCGGTGACGTCGATGACGCCGAGGATGCGCCGGGTCTCCGGGTCGAACACCGGTGCCGCGGTGCAGGACCACGGCTGCACGAGCCGGTTGTAGTGCTCGGCCTGGTGGATCTGCACCGACTCGCCGAGCGCGATCGCGGTGCCGGGCGCGGCGGTGCCCACCGACGCCTCCGACCAGTTCGCCCCCTCGACGAAGCCCATGTCGCCGGAGAGCACCCGCTGCCGCAGATCGCCCTCCACCCACAGCAGCCGGCCGGCGTGGTCGCCGACCGCGACGATGACGCCGGAGTCCTCGGCGGAGCCGGGCAGCAGCAGGTTTCGGATGAGGTCCATGGCGCCGGCCAGCGGATGCCCGCGGCGGTACTCCTCGAGCGCCTCGCGGGTGAAGTCGAGCGGCGGCAGGCCCTCGGCGCCGACGCGACTGCGCCACGCCCGCTCCCAGGAGGCGCGGACGAGCGGACGCACCTGCTGCAGGCGGCTGTCCTCGAAGTTGCCCGCGACCAGCTCCTCGTGCGCGCGCTCGATCAGCAGGCGCGACGCCTCGGGCGAGATGTCGCGGGACGAGGACCACGGGGATGCCACGGCTGCTCCCATCGGCGCTGACGGCGGTGTGCCCAGTCTAAGTCGCCGCCACAGGCCGCGGACCCTCCGGCGCCCGCCGCTCGAAGCGGGCGGCCGGCCAAGGGCTGAAAGCCTCGGTCAGCCGCGGGCGGCCCACCACTCCCGGAGCCGCTGCTCGGCGGCGTCCGGGCCGATGACGCCCTCGTCGAGCCGCAGATCGAGCAGGAAGCGGTACGCCTCGCCGACCTCGCGCCCCGGCGGGATGCCGAGGATCTCCTGGATCCGGTTGCCGTCGAGTTCGGGGCGGATGCTGTCCAGCTCCTCCTGCTCGCGCAGCTCGACGATCCGGCGCTCGATGTCGTCGTAGGCCGCAGCGAGCCGGGCGGCTTTGCGGCGGTTGCGGGTGGTGACGTCAGCGCGGACCAGGATGTGCAGCCGCTCGAGCAGATCCCCGGCGTCGCGCACGTACCGGCGCACGGCGCTGTCGGTCCAGGCGCCCTCCGCGTAGCCGAAGAAGCGCAGGTGCAGTTCGATGAGCTTCGCCACGGCATCCGTCGTCTCGCCGTCGAACCGCAGCGCCTGCATCCGCTTGCGGGCCATCCGGCCGCCGACGACGTCGTGATGGTGGAAGGTGACGCCGCCGCCGGGCTCGAGCTTGCGGGTGCGCGGCTTGCCGATGTCGTGCAGCAGCGCGGCCAAGCGCAGCGGCACGTCGGGGGCCGCGCCCGGGTTGCGCCGGTGCTCGAGCTCGATCGCCTGGCGCACCACGGTGAGCGAGTGCTCGTAGACGTCCTTGTGGTGGTGATGCTCGTCGACCTCGAGACGCAGGGCGCTGACCTCCGGGAGGAACTCCTCGATCAGCCCGGTCTCGACCAGCACGCGGATGCCGCGGACCGGGTCGTCCGTCTGCATCACCCGCACGAGCTCGCCCTGGATCCGCTCCGGACTGACGATGCTCAGCGTCCCGCGCAGCTTCTCGATCGCGCGCTCGGTGGCCTCCTCGACGCCGAAGCCGAGCTGGGCGCTGAAGCGCGCCGCGCGCAGCATCCGCAGCGGGTCGTCGCCGAAGCTGACCTCGGGATCGATCGGGGTGCGCAGGGTGCCGGCGAGGAGGTCCTCGACGCCGCCGGCCGGGTCGACCAGCTTGATGTCGGGAACCCGGAGGGCCATCGCGTTCACGGTGAAGTCGCGACGGAGCAGGTCGCCCTCGATGCTGTCGCCGAACTCGACGACCGGCTTGCGGGTGACGCCGTCGTAGCTGTCGGCGCGGTAGGTGGTGATCTCGACCTGCTCGCCCTGGACCCGCGCGCCGATCGTGCCGAACGCCCGCCCGATGTCCCACTGCGCGGTGGAGATCGGGGTGACGATCCGCAGGATGTCGTCGGGACGGGCATCCGTGGTGAAGTCGAGGTCGTGCGTCACCCGGCCGAGCAGGGCGTCGCGCACCGGACCGCCGACGATCGCCAGCTCGAAGCCGGCATCCGCGAACGCCCGCGAGAGGGTGGCGACGACCGGGTTCTCGGCGAGCGCGCCGAGACGGGCGAGGCCGTCGGCCATGTTGAGCATGGGTTCCAGGGTACCGGGGTGCGGAAGCGGGACCCGCGCGCGGATGCCGGGAACGGCCCGCCGGGCGCCGAGGCATCGGCAGTCAGCGGAGTGTGAACCAGCCGAGCGCGGCGCCGTAGAACGGCAGCAGCACGAGAAGCGCGACTTCCAGGAGCGCAGCGACCATGATCGTGGTCCAGGCGCCGGTGATCAGCGCGCGGCCGGTGTCCTCTCGCCCGCGCCGCTGCCAGGTGGCGATCAGAGCGAGCACCACGGCCACCGGCGGGACGATGCTCATGACGATGCTGGCGGTGGCGAAGATCCGCCACGGTTCGGGCTCCGCCTTCGGTGTGGACTGCGCCAGCCGCTCGGCCCGCGCGCACAGACCCGCCCGCGCGTACGCCAGCACCGGCGGCGAGACCCGCTTCGGGCCCCGGGGCAGGGTGAGAAGTGCCACAGTCACCACTGCGGGGACGGCGATCAGAAGCCCGTACACGACACCGGCGAAGTACCGCGCGAGGTCACTGCCGGTACTTGCCGACATCGACACCGTCGCTCCTTCGAGGACGACAACCACCGCGATCAGTGCAGGGGGCAGGAGCACCGTAACGGCGTCGAGCACCCGTGCCTGCAGCGCCGCGGGGATCACCTGCACAGCGGTCGCCACCGCAAAAGCGGTGACGATGGTTGCGAAGACGGCGAAGACGACCGTCGCCCCGGCGTGGGGCACGAGGGTGTGAGCGATCCACGAGCACAGCGCGATCACGATCGCCCCCGCGAGTCCGCCCTGGACGATCAGAGACACCGTCGGATGCGGGTCGATGCGTCCTGGAATACGCGTGATCGCCGTCCGAATCCGGTCCAGTTCCTTCTCGTTGCGGACGCTCGGGAGGCTGAGGCGTTCCGCCTGGGTCTCGGCGAGTGTGGCGGCATCGGCGGCGATGAGCATGGCCAGGGTGGCACCGGCAGGAACGCCGAACAGGCGGACCACGTCGAGAGCCCCCGGGATACTGGCGACGAATGCGTTCGCACAGGCGGACAGCGCAACGAAGGCCGACGCCAGCGCCACGATCGCGGCGACCCGCCCCCAGAACTGCCGCTGCGCCACAGCGTCCTCGGGTTCGGTGCTCTCGCGATCGCGCGGCATCCGCAGGAGCACCTGCAGCGCAATGGATGCCGGGAGAAGAACCGCGAGCGCCGCACCTCCCTGCTCGACGGCGATCGTCGGCGGCGAGACCGGCGTGGCTCGATCACCGCCCAGCCGGGAAAGCCCCGCGACGATCGCGAGCATGCCGACGAGGAGTCCCCCGGTGAGGATGGCACGGGTTGTGGTGCGGCGGAGCGAGCGCGAGTACGCCGTCTCCGCGAAGACGACTGCCTCGGCAGCCGTCCCTCCCTGAGTCGTGCGGCGGCTCGGCATCCCCCCGATGCCGCCGACGGTGCTGTTGGTGCTCATCTGAGCCTCCCTCCGAATCGATGTGAGGGAAGGTAGCGGGTGCCGCGGACATCGTCCCGGTTCCCGCACGCGTGACTCAGACCGGGTCGCCCTGCACCGGCCCCTCGGTGTTCGGCTTCCAGCCCAGCGCGGGCGCCACGTGCTCGGCGAACGCCTGGAGCACGTGCAGGTTGTAGTCCGGTCCGAGCTGGTTCGGAATGGTCAGCATCAGGGTGTCCGCCGCCATCACGGCCTCGTCGGCGCGGAGCTGCTCGATGAGCACATCCGGCTCGGCGGCGTAGGTCTTGCCGAACGTGGACCGGAGGCCGTCGATGATGCCGATCTGGTCGTGGCTCTCCTCCGAGCGCAGCCCGAAGTAGGCCCGGTCGATGTCCGACACCAGCGGGAACACGCTGCGGCTCACCGACACCCGCGGCGCGCCGGTGTGCCCGGCCCCGGCGTACGCGGCGCGGAACAGATCGATCTGCTCACGCTGCAGCTCGTGGAACGGCTGCCCGGTCGCCTCGGTGACGAGCGTCGAGCTCATCATGTTCAAGCCCTTGCGGCCGGTCTGCTCCGCGGTCGCGCGGCTGCCCGAACCCCACCAGATGTGCTCGCGCAGCGTGGGCGACTGCGGCTCGATGTGCAGATACTTCCCGGGGCCGACCATGCGCGGGTCGCCGGGCGCGATCCGCTCTCCGTCGATCGCGCGAAGGAACAGGTCGAACTTCTCCCGGGCGAGCACGCTGCCGCGCTCGACGTCCTCGGCATCCGTGTATCCGAAGGCCTCGTAGCCGCGCAGCGCGGTCTCGGGTGAGCCGCGGCTGATGCCGAGCGCGATCCGGCCGCCCGAGATGAGGTCGAGGGATGCCGCCTCCTCGGCCAGCTGCAGCGGGTTCTCGTACCGCATGTCGATCACCCCGGTGCCCACCTCGATCCGCGAGGTGCGGGCGGCCATCGCGGCCAGCAGCGGCATCGGCGATGCCGCCTGGCGCGCCCAGTGATGCACCCGCACGTAGGCGCCGTTCACGCCGATCTCGTCGGCGCCCTCCGCGATCTCGATGGTCTGGCGCAGCATGTCGCCGGCGGTGCGCGTGACCGAACCCGGCACGTCGGCGTAGTGCCCGAAGGAGAGGAATCCGAAAGCTCTCATGATCTATGCGAACGCATACAGCACGCCAGGCATTCCGCTCAGGATGCCGGGACGAGGATCCCGTCGAGCATGAGGGTGCGGATGCGGGGCTCGAGATCCGCCCACAGTTCGGGCAGCGGCACGTCGAACAGCTCCGCGAGCGCCGCGGCGATCTGCGACACGGTGAGCTCGCCGTCGCACGCTCCGACGAAGGCGGCCAGCGCGGGGTCCACCGGCACCGTGCGCGCGAAGCCGCCGCCCTGGCGCAGCTCGATGACGCTCGGGTCGTCCTCCCCCGGCAGGTGGTGGCGGGCCTCGGTCACGTCCGCCGCGACGTGCAGCACGAACGGGATGCCCGAGGCGAGGAGGTCGTGAGCGGCGAGGCCGTCGCGAAGCGCCCGTCCGACGCCCGACACCGGCTGGGCGACGTGCTCGAAGCGCCGCAACGGCGCGGCATCCGTCGCGGTGGGGCGGCGAAGGAGGATGTAGCCGAAGCCGACCGCGGTGACGCCGCGCTCGGCGAAGTCGTCCAGCCAGGCGGTGAGCAGGGTGACGAAACCCGGGTCGCGCGGCAGCATGCCGCCGTCGCGGATCCAGAGCTCGGCGTACGCCAGCGGCGACAGCTCCTCGCGCTCGACCACCCAGGCGTCCAGATCGTCGGCGACCCAGGTCGCGACGCGGTTCAGCCCGGACGCGGCGCCCGCCGAAGCGTCGATCGTCCTCGAAGCCCCCTCCGCACGCGACTCCCAGTTGCCGAGCAGCTGCGCGATGCCGCCGGGAGCCAGGTGCGCGGGCACCTCGCGGACGAACCGCTCGACGAGGGCGTCCCCGACGAGCCCGCCGTCGCGGTACTCGTAGTTCGGCACGCCGGATGCCCGCGGCGTGATCACGAACGGCGGATTCGACACGACGAGGTCGAACGCCTCCCCGGCCACCGGCTCGAACATGCTGCCGTGCCGGAACTCGATGTTCCGCACCCCGTTCAGCTGCGCGTTGAACGCGGCGTATGCGAGAGCGCGCTCGGAGACGTCGGTCGCCACCACCGTGCCGGCACGCCGGGAGACGAGGAGGGCCTGGATGCCGCATCCGGTGCCGAGATCGAGGGCGCGATCCACTGTGATCGGCACGAGGATCTCGGCGAGCGTGCGCGAGGCGCCGCCGACGCCGAGGACGTGGTCCGCCGGCAGCGCACACCCCAGCGCGACCTCGTCGAGATCGCTCGCGACCCACCATTCGCCCACGCCGTCGGCGTCCACGAAAGACTGCGGCCGGATCACCGCCAGTGGCACCACCTTCGCGCCGTCGATGCGCGCCAGACCCAGGGCGGTGAGCCCGTCGACGCCCAGCCGCTGCAGGGCGCGCTCCACCGCGGCGAGCGGTTGCGGCATGCCGAGCACGAACAGCCGACCCAGGGTCGGCAGCGGATCGTCGCGCAGCGCCAGCGCCCGCAGGATCGGCTCGCGCAGTCCGCGGGCGAGCGCGTCGTCGGCCTCCGCGCCCCACAGTCGGCGAAGCGGATCGGAGCGGAAGTCGCACGCGTCGAGATCGGCGGCGAGCGCGAGGGCGAGCCGTTCGTCGGGGCGGGGCTGAGCACGGTCCGGCACGGCCGTCACTCTACGCGCCTTCAGGGTTTCGAGGGGCGTGCCGCCTAGAATCGGGACCGTCGACACTCACCTCCCCGGGGTGTTCGAGGAAGATCCTATGACCGCGACCATCCCCCGATCCGGCCTGCGCACGCGCGCGCAGCGGCTGCTGAGCCGCCTCGCGGCGGTGCTTGTCGTCGGCGGGATCGTGTTCGGCGGCACCCCGGCGGTCGCCGCGACCGAGGAGGACGAGACCGCGGATGCTGCGACGGCGCAGATGCACCTGAACGCCGGCACCACGGTCACCGCCGGAGCGCCGCTGCTCGCCACGGTCACGCTCGAGACGCCGGCCGGCACGACGCTCAGCGCGGGCAGCATCCGGCTCGAGATCTCCCGCACCCCGCTCGCCGATGGCGCCGCCCTCGACGCCTGGCTCGACGAAGGGTCGACGGATGCCCGGCTCGACGCCGTCGCCGACCAGCCGACCGCCGCGGTGGCGGAGGGGTCGACCTCGTCCTCGAGCATCGTGGTGTCGACGGCCGACCTCGGCCTCAGCGCACCCGGCGTGTACCCGGTGCGCGCGACGCTCACCGGGTCGACGGCCGACGGCGAGGGCGATCCCATGCCCGCGGAGCTGACCGCCACCACGGTCGTCACCGTGCCTCCGGCCGCCGCGCCCGCCGTTGCGGTGATGGTGCCGATCACGGCCACGCCCGAGGACGGCTCGCTGCTCACCGCGGACGAGGTCGCCGAGCTCACCGAGCCGGAGGGCGCGCTGACCCAGCAGCTGGACGCGGTGAGCGGCACGAGCGCCGTCATCGCGGTGGACCCGGCGATCGCGGCATCCGTCCGTCGGCTCGGCACGCGCGCACCGGCGTCGGCCGTCGACTGGCTGGCCCGGCTGGAGGCCCTGCCGAACGAGACGTTCACGCTGCTCTTCGCCGATGCGGATGCCACGGTGCAGGCGCAGACCGGCCGGCCCGCGCTCCTCGAGCCCGGCGACCTCACGGCGCTGCTCGACCCCGCCGACTTCGCCTCCGCATCGCCGACCCCGACGCCGTCGCCCTCCGCGACGCCGGGGACGGATGCCGACGACCCGGCGCTGCCGGACGCCGCCGAGCTCACCGCCATCCGCGGCGCGGACCCCGGCATCCTGTGGCCCACGGCCGACGTGACCGACGGCGATCTGGCCGCCTTCGGCGCGTACCTCGGCGACCAGGTCGCCACGGTGCTGCCGTCCACGTCCGTGGACGGGTATGCGGGCGGGCACGCCGCGGTGGGCGCGCGCGAGCTGCTGGTGACGGATGCCCGGGCCTCGGCCCGGCTCTCCGCCGCGGTGGAGGAGACGGAGGATGCCGTGCGCGACCGCGATCTGGCCGCCGCCGCCGGGCATCTCTTCTTCGCCTCCGGTTCCGGGGCACCGGTGCTGGTCGGCCTCGACCGCTCCGAGACCCGCACCGCGGAGGCGCTGCGCGCCGCGCTCACCAGCATCGCCACCCCCGGTGCCGGCCTGGCCGCGGTCCGCTCCGCCGCGCCGGCCGCGGTCACGCTCACGGGTGAGCCGGATGCCGAGCGGCAGGCCGCCCTGACCGCACTGCTCGAGGACGAGCAGAAGCTGGTCCCGTTCTCCTCCGTGCTCGAGGAGCCGGAGCTGATGCTGGTGCCGGAGCGCATCCGGATCCTGCGTCTCACCGGCGTGGGCCCGACCGACGAGGAGCTCGCCGTCGCGCTGCAGACGCACCGCGAGTCCACCCGTGCGACGCTGGGCGCGGTGAGCATTCAGAAGCCGTCCGCGATCCAGCTGTTCACCGCGGCGGCGCCGCTGCCGGTGTGGGTGCGCAACGACCTGCCCTGGCCGGTGCGGGTGACGCTCACCACGCAGCCCAGCGACCCGCGGCTGAAGGTGCAGCGCACCACCGAGGTGAAGGCCCTCGCCGCCAGCAACACGCGGGTGACCGTGCCGGTGGAGGCCCGGGTCGCCAGCGGAGAGCTGCGGGTGGAGTTCCGCCTGCACAGCCCGACCGGGGTGCCGATCGACGTGCCGCAGTCCGCGCGGGTGACGCTGCGGGCCGACTGGGAGGGCATCGGCCTGGTCGTCCTCGGCGGCATCATCGTGGTGCTGCTCGGCCTGGGCGTGCTCCGCACCGTGCTGCGCAAGCGCCGGGAGGCGCGGCAGGCGGAGGAACCGGCACCCGGGAACCCGCCGGGAACCTGACGTCACCCGCCCGGTCGCGGGAATGCCC
This window encodes:
- the exaC gene encoding acetaldehyde dehydrogenase ExaC — encoded protein: MTIVEESVSTAYAAPGQPGSIAQYRPRYGHYIGGEFVEPVKGQYFENISPVNGKPFCEVARGTAEDIDRAVDVAWKAFETWGRTSPAERAVILNRIADRIEENLERIAVAETWENGKPVRETLAADIPLAVDHFRYFAGVLRAQEGGISQLDENTVAYHFHEPLGVVGQIIPWNFPILMATWKLAPALAAGNCVVIKPAEQTPASIMFLFDIIGDLLPAGVVNIVNGFGIEAGAPLAQHKRIRKIAFTGETTTGRLIMQYASQNIIPVTLELGGKSPNVFFEDVAASTADPFYDKALEGFTLFALNQGEVCTCPSRALIQRSIYDSFLSDGLERVSRIKQGNPLDPETMIGAQASNDQLEKILSYIAIGKEGGAKLLAGGERADLGGDLSEGYYVTPTVFEGTNDMRIFQEEIFGPVLSVTSFSTFDEAISIANDTLYGLGAGVWSRNGDTAYRAGRAIQAGRVWTNTYHQYPAHAAFGGYKQSGVGRENHRMMLEHYQQTKNLLVSYAEGPMGFF
- a CDS encoding GAF domain-containing protein yields the protein MASPWSSSRDISPEASRLLIERAHEELVAGNFEDSRLQQVRPLVRASWERAWRSRVGAEGLPPLDFTREALEEYRRGHPLAGAMDLIRNLLLPGSAEDSGVIVAVGDHAGRLLWVEGDLRQRVLSGDMGFVEGANWSEASVGTAAPGTAIALGESVQIHQAEHYNRLVQPWSCTAAPVFDPETRRILGVIDVTGGSEAVTPQARMLVDATVRAVEAELLVARLRARAEAPGTTAPRAGGRRHQEPERAMLQVLGRDRARLEVAASDGETVIELSARHAEILLMLAVHRQGVSAERLSELVYGEDASPDTLRPEMVRLRKVLERLSPQLVPQSRPYRLAMPLETDAQNVLSLLDRGAHRVALSAYPGPVLPDSVAPGVEEFRQTVQATLRETMLTEASVDVLLAYADIPEGAEDLEVLRLCLEMLPARSPKRAGLVSRIQRLGG
- a CDS encoding DUF779 domain-containing protein; its protein translation is MVSIGAYQRVDVTDAAASLIRDLTAQHGPLMFHQSGGCCDGSSPMCYPVGMFLVGPSDVLLGRLEIEGIDPIEVYMSEAQFEYWKYTHLTIDVVEGRGAGFSVEGPTGKRFLIRSRMLDEAELEHFGLRDRTGLHHGTGVSGLTASTPSRRS
- a CDS encoding glycosyltransferase family 2 protein, coding for MPAPLVTVIVPAKDAGAYIGTALETLTRQFDDPSALKLVAIDDGSTDATGALMRQYAARFDHAEVIRNPHPRGLATARNQGLAHVEGEAFCFLDGDDWMQPARLPVLAAALRDLGCDFVRTDHVTVKRTERRLVRAPFTARGVVADPRTAVLPVDDKSMVDYPYAWAGMLHRRVLDRGLAGFRDGLFTAEDRPWIWRLHLHADSFAVVDAPHLLYRRGLSDSLSRTLDSRQLHFTRAMGEVLDLVDAHPEAGRFRPKAVFSALALSAHHLVRARRMHPAVRRELRTGIRGLLARLPRTETHAALARLDGPRRRVLAGVLRQAVPA
- a CDS encoding DUF3137 domain-containing protein; this encodes MHPQPPAVPFDARPLTEPVDPRAVAEFAREMRRRTPPSTAGVVFTVIAAVFVVAVALPVVGAMTVVLATVLSHGGDLSALAVVPILLLALTIVGGAVFGVLSWRRRREQRYRIARFAAANNMVYEDRIADPQLPGMIFQHGSGRMSTSLVRGFHPRFVEFGNYQYTVKHGKSSTTYHWGYVAVRLDVPLPNIVLDAVGNNTLGSNLPASFSKDQRLSLEGDFDRYFTLYCPRGYEQDALYLFTPDIMARFIDHAAELDVEIVDDWMFLYMRRPVSTTDPATWAWLFGIVGALMTKFDQWARWRDERLRAAQASAPPASTDAGPQKPLPFAPPAGMITPPPPGVAPEGRRLKKSTSWVTILVFILMIVGWVWMQLDH
- a CDS encoding CCA tRNA nucleotidyltransferase translates to MLNMADGLARLGALAENPVVATLSRAFADAGFELAIVGGPVRDALLGRVTHDLDFTTDARPDDILRIVTPISTAQWDIGRAFGTIGARVQGEQVEITTYRADSYDGVTRKPVVEFGDSIEGDLLRRDFTVNAMALRVPDIKLVDPAGGVEDLLAGTLRTPIDPEVSFGDDPLRMLRAARFSAQLGFGVEEATERAIEKLRGTLSIVSPERIQGELVRVMQTDDPVRGIRVLVETGLIEEFLPEVSALRLEVDEHHHHKDVYEHSLTVVRQAIELEHRRNPGAAPDVPLRLAALLHDIGKPRTRKLEPGGGVTFHHHDVVGGRMARKRMQALRFDGETTDAVAKLIELHLRFFGYAEGAWTDSAVRRYVRDAGDLLERLHILVRADVTTRNRRKAARLAAAYDDIERRIVELREQEELDSIRPELDGNRIQEILGIPPGREVGEAYRFLLDLRLDEGVIGPDAAEQRLREWWAARG